Within Amycolatopsis sp. FDAARGOS 1241, the genomic segment CTGGGCCAGAGGACGGGTGGCCGGGCCGAAGATCGGCTTGGCGTAGTGCAGGGCGTCGAACTGCGACTGGTGGCACGGGCAGAGGATGCGGTTCGTGCGCTGCTCATACAGCGAAGTCGGGCAACCAACGTGGCTACAGATCTTCGTGTATGCGTAGTAGTCGCCGAAGTTGAAGTCCTCCTGGCCCTTGCGCTTCACGACGCGGGCGGCGTCGGTCGGCCGCAGCCGGATGAGCATCACGGGGTTGTCGACGCGGGTCAACGCGGCGGCCAGCGCCTCGCGGTTGCCCTTCTCGGACTCGCGGTACGGGAACACCGTCTCCATGGCGCCGGCGTCGAGGTCCTCGGCCTTGACGAGGGTGACGCCGTGCTCGACGTCGTCGTCCAGGCTGCCGGTATTGCGGCGCAGGTAGACCTTCTCGCCCGGGTGCTGCGGCTGCCAGCCGGTGTGCCAGAGCGAGTTCTCGTTCTCGGTGTTCTTCCACGGGTCCTTGATGAAGGACGCGATGGGCAGCGCGGCGACCGCGAGGCCGAGCGCGCCGGCGCTCGCGCCGACGGTGCGCTTGATCAGCGACCGGCGCGCGATGGTGCTGCGATTCCCGGCGTCGGCCAGGTGCGCGAGGATAGTGGCGCGGTCGACCTCGGCGGACGGACCGTCACTGCGCTGCTGGATCGCGGTCTCCTGCGGGATGAACCGTTTCGTGTACAGGATCACGCCGATGCCGAGGGCCAGCACCGCGACACCGAGCGTGACGCCCAGCGCGGGCG encodes:
- a CDS encoding ubiquinol-cytochrome c reductase iron-sulfur subunit, coding for MSAEGPQPPSEAELAEMDRDQLLKLGGQLDGVEIVDYPEPWPVKNTRAERRAQRLVAFWFALSALAGLAFVVVIAWPHWWEYKDPSDPSGHATYSLYTPALGVTLGVAVLALGIGVILYTKRFIPQETAIQQRSDGPSAEVDRATILAHLADAGNRSTIARRSLIKRTVGASAGALGLAVAALPIASFIKDPWKNTENENSLWHTGWQPQHPGEKVYLRRNTGSLDDDVEHGVTLVKAEDLDAGAMETVFPYRESEKGNREALAAALTRVDNPVMLIRLRPTDAARVVKRKGQEDFNFGDYYAYTKICSHVGCPTSLYEQRTNRILCPCHQSQFDALHYAKPIFGPATRPLAQLPITVDDEGYLIARGDFIEAIGPAFWERKS